DNA sequence from the Geobacter sp. AOG2 genome:
CTGTCACCGGCGCACAGGCGGATGATCTCGTTATTATAGTGGAGATCCAGTTCGCCCTCCACGATGTAGAGGAACTCCTCGTCACCCTCATGCTTGAAGAAGAGTCTTTCATCCCAGGGGCACTTGTCGAACTCCACCAGAAACGGCTCCATGTGTTTGTGCCGCATCCCCTGGGCAAGCGAATGGTAGACATACGGGCGCGAAACGTCATTGATCACCGGCCGCTGGACCGCTTCGAACTCCCGGACCGTCTCCCGCTTGGTCACCACGTACTTCTGGCGATTGCTCTCATCCTCGAAAAAGAAGTGGATGCCGACCTTGAGTCCCTTGGCGATTTTAAGCAACGTTGCCAAGGGGGGGACGACCTGCTCATTCTCGATCTGCGACAGGAGAGGCTTGGACAGGGTCGTCAGGTCGGACAACTCCTGGAGGGTCAGCCGTTTCTGCTGGCGGAGCCCCCTGATCTTCTGGCCGATGCGGAATTCCTTGATTTGCGCCTTGATGTCGGTCATTGGTCCCTCCCGTACATAAATTCGGATGTTTGGGTACATGAAATTATTTTTACACAATGTGCATACGGTTTACAATAACATTATTATAGCAGATAAAACAAAGGCGGTCCAAGGCCTGCTTTTCTTGAATTCCGTTGACATCCGGGATATATTTGGACAATAGTTTCGCAGGTGAATCCAACCAAGGCGAGTGGCTAACGAGAACCATATGAAAATAAGAACTTATTCACGTGCGCTGCTGTGTACGGTTATCTGCGCTCTGTTTCTTGGCGGGCTGGCGGCATGCAGCAGCAAGAACGAATCCCCCCTGTTTTTTGAATCGAAACGCAAGGGAGGAGAGGCGGAAGCGCCGGTCAAGGACGTCCCATCCGATCTCCTCTCCACCCAGAAGGCCTTCAGCACGGTGGCCAAGAAGGTCACCCCCTGTGTCGTCAACATCTCCACCGTCAGCAAGAAGAAGATGGTGCAGCCATTCTTTGAAACGTCGCCCTTTTTCGATGATTTTTTCGGTGGCGGCCAACCGCAATACCGCCGCGACAAGAGCCTGGGGTCG
Encoded proteins:
- a CDS encoding helix-turn-helix domain-containing protein encodes the protein MTDIKAQIKEFRIGQKIRGLRQQKRLTLQELSDLTTLSKPLLSQIENEQVVPPLATLLKIAKGLKVGIHFFFEDESNRQKYVVTKRETVREFEAVQRPVINDVSRPYVYHSLAQGMRHKHMEPFLVEFDKCPWDERLFFKHEGDEEFLYIVEGELDLHYNNEIIRLCAGDSIYYDSSQPHGWVSTGENVAKAVAVLYTKD